A region of Anopheles merus strain MAF chromosome 2R, AmerM5.1, whole genome shotgun sequence DNA encodes the following proteins:
- the LOC121590927 gene encoding MAPK/MAK/MRK overlapping kinase-like isoform X2 has product MCDVAYAEIQLMKSVPSHPNVMQLCDHVFENKSLTLIMHLMDINLYEYMQKRVRPFSENRVRKMLYQIVLGLEHLHQNGIFHRDVKPENILVKFSSGIIGKRETLQLADFGTAATIAQRPPYAVYIATRWYRAPECMLSMGYYGPKMDVWAVGCCFYEMLTLKPLFQGENEIEMLDCIHELLGSPSPTVLERFRPWNVKNLKFAKRQATELRWHLPLMNVFGMDLMKKMLAYCPDQRLSSKNVATHTYFEELIRHKKLSKFSLSHQSLYNEVNEHEMKSCAGQLRNNTKHQHLMPDSSVASVQSFKTNNTFHFLSPEEQTKINKQRERFWNMNPKSIEHKLWCNDPLYRREK; this is encoded by the exons ATGTGCGATGTAGCGTACGCTGAGATACAGCTCATGAAGTCGGTGCCGAGCCATCCGAACGTTATGCAGCTATGTGACCACGTGTT tgaaaacaaaagCCTAACTTTAATCATGCACCTGATGGACATCAACCTGTACGAGTACATGCAGAAACGGGTGCGACCGTTTTCGGAAAACCGCGTCCGAAAAATGCTGTACCAGATCGTGCTGGGTCTGGAGCATCTGCACCAAAACGGCATATTCCATCGGGACGTCAAGCCGGAAAATATTTTGGTTAAATTTTCCTCCGGAATCATTGGCAAG agaGAAACCCTCCAGCTGGCAGACTTTGGAACGGCGGCCACCATCGCCCAACGTCCGCCGTACGCCGTCTACATCGCTACCCGGTGGTATCGGGCCCCGGAATGTATGCTCTCCATGGGTTACTACGGTCCCAAGATGGACGTTTGGGCGGTCGGGTGCTGTTTCTATGAAATGCTGACGCTGAAGCCACTGTTTCAGGGCGAAAACGAGATCGAAATGCTGGACTGCATACACGAGCTGCTCGGTTCCCCGTCGCCCACTGTGCTGGAGCGGTTCCGGCCGTGGAATGTAAAGAACTTAAAGTTTGCCAAGCGTCAGGCCACCGAACTGCGGTGGCATCTGCCGCTCATGAACGTGTTCGGGATGGATTTGATGAAGAAGATGCTCGCGTACTGTCCCGATCAGCGGTTATCTTCGAAAAATGTCGCAACACATACCTATTTTGAGGAGCTTAT AAGGCACAAAAAGCTGTCCAAATTCTCTCTAAGTCACCAAAGCCTGTACAACGAAGTGAACGAACATGAGATGAAATCGTGCGCGGGGCAGCTCAGGAACAATACCAAG CATCAGCATCTAATGCCGGATTCGTCGGTCGCGAGTGTGCAAAGCTTCAAAACGAATAACACGTTCCACTTTCTTTCGCCGGAGGAGCAGACGAAAATTAACAAGCAACGCGAACGCTTCTGGAATATGAATCCGAAAagcatagagcataaattatggtGCAATGATCCGCTGTACCGCCGGGAAAAGTAA
- the LOC121588067 gene encoding octopamine receptor encodes MGVILQNFSQPGARYSPDQVPEPPPPPAAPSPSTYRELDILLRNEGSIPAVSLAGLTATLGLDSNGELLGASYGANGSDLSELIDGCPKPDDTLYPTMFGIDLAVPQWEAIGTALILTLIIIITIVGNILVILSVFTYKPLRIVQNFFIVSLAVADLTVAILVLPLNVAYSLLGRWEFGIHVCKMWLTSDVLCCTASILNLCAIALDRYWAITDPINYAQKRTLERVLALIAGVWVLSLVISSPPLIGWNDWPEEFSSEFPCQLTSNQGYVIYSSLGSFFIPLAIMTIVYIEIYIATRRRLRERAQASKINTLASRSIGMVAGNGEKELTTTHHQQQQHQQQHQHHHQPHHHQDGHAIQHDQESISSETNNHNEQTDTGSGGPVLAGSKPSKKGPLRFGGYLGRALGGAAGRNRKKQHHRKRPGDGPAEEEDGRLHRLAASALHQREDDSVTDNPDHSGSGDSGGGGKAPLDAAHPSALLPPTGNCDMTGGSAMGEPAPRNGASNNHHQREVGFHESTAELMVVAAAAAPPTTRLGGRLKQSFRKPGGINQFIEEKQKISLSKERRAARTLGIIMGVFVVCWLPFFLMYVILPFCPSCCPTNKLINFITWLGYINSALNPIIYTIFNLDYRRAFKRLLGIKQ; translated from the coding sequence ATGGGTGTAATTCTGCAAAACTTTAGCCAGCCGGGCGCGAGGTACAGCCCCGACCAGGTGCCcgaaccaccaccgccacccgcCGCCCCATCACCGTCGACGTACCGCGAGCTCGACATACTGCTGCGGAACGAGGGCTCCATTCCGGCCGTGTCCCTCGCCGGCCTAACCGCAACGCTCGGGCTGGACAGCAATGGCGAGCTGCTCGGGGCGAGCTACGGTGCGAACGGGTCCGATCTGTCCGAGCTGATCGACGGCTGCCCCAAACCGGACGACACGCTCTACCCGACCATGTTCGGCATCGATCTGGCCGTGCCACAGTGGGAAGCGATCGGTACGGCCCTCATCCTGacgctcatcatcatcatcacgatcGTCGGCAACATCCTCGTCATACTGAGCGTGTTCACGTACAAGCCGCTCCGGATCGTGCAGAACTTCTTCATCGTGTCGCTGGCGGTGGCGGACCTGACGGTGGCCATACTCGTCCTGCCGCTCAACGTCGCCTACTCGCTGCTCGGCCGGTGGGAGTTCGGCATCCACGTGTGCAAGATGTGGCTCACCTCGGACGTGCTGTGCTGTACCGCCTCGATCCTGAACCTGTGCGCGATCGCGCTCGACCGCTACTGGGCGATCACCGATCCGATCAACTACGCCCAGAAGCGGACGCTCGAGCGGGTGCTGGCGCTGATCGCGGGCGTCTGGGTGCTGTCGCTGGTGATCAGCTCGCCGCCGCTGATCGGGTGGAACGACTGGCCGGAGGAGTTTTCCAGCGAGTTCCCGTGTCAATTAACGAGCAACCAGGGCTACGTGATCTACTCGTCGCTCGGCTCGTTCTTCATCCCGCTCGCCATCATGACGATCGTGTACATCGAAATCTACATCGCGACGCGGCGCCGGCTGCGCGAGCGGGCGCAAGCGTCCAAAATCAACACGCTCGCGTCGCGCAGCATCGGCATGGTGGCTGGCAATGGGGAGAAGGAGCTTACCACgacccaccaccagcagcagcagcaccagcagcagcaccaacaccaccaccagccacaccaccaccaggacGGGCACGCGATCCAGCACGACCAGGAGTCGATCAGCAGCGAAACGAACAACCACAACGAACAAACCGACACGGGCAGCGGCGGCCCAGTGCTGGCGGGCAGCAAGCCCAGCAAAAAGGGCCCCCTCCGGTTCGGCGGCTACCTCGGGCGGGCGCTGGGCGGGGCGGCCGGCCGCAACCGCAAAAAGCAACACCACCGGAAGCGGCCGGGGGACGGCccggcggaggaggaggacggcCGGCTGCACCGGCTGGCGGCTAGCGCGCTGCATCAGCGCGAGGACGACTCGGTGACGGACAACCCGGACCACTCCGGGTCGGGCGACAGTGGTGGGGGCGGCAAGGCGCCGCTGGACGCGGCCCACCCGTCCGCCCTACTGCCCCCCACCGGCAACTGTGATATGACGGGCGGGTCGGCGATGGGGGAGCCGGCCCCGCGGAACGGGGCcagcaacaaccaccaccagcgcgAGGTGGGCTTCCACGAGTCGACGGCCgagctgatggtggtggcggcggcggcggccccACCCACGACCCGGCTCGGCGGCCGGCTCAAGCAGTCGTTCCGCAAGCCGGGCGGCATCAACCAGTTCATCGAGGAGAAGCAGAAGATCTCGCTGTCGAAGGAGCGGCGCGCGGCCCGGACGCTCGGCATCATTATGGGCGTGTTTGTCGTCTGCTGGCTGCCGTTCTTCCTGATGTACGTCATCCTGCCGTTCTGTCCGTCCTGCTGCCCGACGAACAAGCTGATCAACTTCATCACCTGGCTCGGGTACATCAACTCCGCGCTCAACCCGATCATCTACACCATCTTCAACCTGGACTATCGGCGCGCGTTCAAGCGGCTGCTCGGCATTAAGCAGTAG
- the LOC121590925 gene encoding uncharacterized protein LOC121590925 produces MCRDEILAHLTEMFGDHIEQERIIATIEQYDDLNACVEALLKDEEQIVSSPDRPKPDEALPIALPPPPPSPTDGPDSSTGATRKQVNVAKGNLQPEMATSFASLLQKGSLPVQFQQPGNSASQRPRGPGKHKPTPDQPANYQNILDMVGQGYRVMVLMRGAPGSGKSHLSRALIDHTSGGDYRNHIFSADDYFMVNGVYKFQPDAIDAAHRFNQQNVLAKARDGWSPIVVDNTNICLWEMYPYVQMAADHGYFLEVLEPQTHWRNNSRSLAIRNTHGVPEPKIKRMLQNYEKLASVQDLYRMCKLEHALYIPVKMRHYPILPSDLLITGDEQRAPVDQPSHAATALWNDAWEGGMTKATKDNGGQKPNLSAIPPPKPPRDPQKIGTPIKVPDSTGHQGAMEVDSVGEPAGAMGGATTRLDEDDFVWDFTDDWRKTATNWKPYDTESNQFWGQTSSSASSSTKPLPPVNVLELEAQPQRTSNPLHEPIAEYLLSSVKEPTKLPAKFTDPAQKTLPPSTALQTPGKEKASKKTDKKRIALTKHKRGCPNENASFSEICNLYPKVPESYLWDLFEKCSGDGDWVANLLLEEQKLENFENPFGDAGSSAGQRRREEGGELVDALTETAVKWNLLECSCNEPMPKAVPVVPVAPSLLEVDTLEADQLLAAASYTPAGGSSGHQSPREAVRRTGQGGHQHNSKENAQALKKEIEARFILGNEHFSEPIQKLRLARRIVPAADESPPEELLDLETADKATDSEVVELRLGVELVQQLHAIFRDKHCPKSLELDDLQSDRTRVFMATETAEQLYLLFLDSVYSYTEEERQRSLREDARMAQLMQTEEKYPALFKPPDPSGEPNMKDIIEMEEALAAYQKETNATWQKADGPPDLAQQMSQQKLKEMFPHVNGDDLVEILAAHNNRFDETVQVLNASIPDTVRQQMLEKEELLKKRAEHEKQKLLDLFSSPTFATPSPTGSSLSGEEAINFHLIKAEECRNLAQHHLDLKNECHAKARQAIQRNVPGLADYYSQIARLHRTKIDMYNSRASNCIMEVHKLKLNNDEVLDLHYLHSQEALRCLELFLAEHASNLLNSQQRFKTLYIITGRGLHSADGKPIIKQRVKAMLRVKNIRYTELNPGFLKIKLFNRDDLEQLMMTA; encoded by the exons ATGTGTAGGGACGAAATTTTAGCGCACCTGACGGAAATGTTCGGTGATCATATTGAGCAGGAGCGAATCATTGCCACGATCGAGCAGTATGACGACT TGAACGCGTGTGTCGAAGCGCTGCTGAAGGACGAGGAACAGATCGTTTCATCCCCGGACCGGCCGAAACCGGACGAAGCACTGCCGATAGCAttaccgccaccaccaccatcgcccacCGATGGGCCCGACTCCTCGACCGGCGCTACCCGCAAGCAGGTGAACGTGGCGAAAGGCAACCTCCAGCCGGAGATGGCCACCAGCTTCGCCAGCCTGCTGCAGAAGGGCAGCTTGCCGGTGCAATTTCAGCAGCCCGGCAACAGCGCCAGCCAGCGGCCCCGGGGCCCCGGCAAGCACAAGCCAACGCCGGACCAGCCGGCGAACTATCAAAACATCCTCGACATGGTGGGCCAAGGTTATCGCGTCATGGTGCTGATGCGTGGAGCGCCGGGCAGTGGCAAATCGCACCTATCGCGGGCGCTTATCGACCACACTTCGGGGGGCGATTATCGTAATCACATATTCAGCGCCGACGACTACTTCATGGTGAACGGTGTGTACAAATTCCAGCCCGATGCGATCGACGCGGCGCATCGCTTTAATCAGCAAAACGTGCTAGCGAAGGCACGTGACGGCTGGAGCCCGATCGTGGTGGACAACACGAACATCTGCCTGTGGGAGATGTATCCGTACGTGCAGATGGCGGCCGACCACGGGTACTTTCTCGAGGTGCTCGAGCCGCAAACGCACTGGCGGAACAACAGCCGCAGCCTGGCGATACGCAACACGCACGGCGTGCCGGAGCCGAAGATCAAGCGGATGCTGCAGAACTACGAGAAGCTTGCGAGCGTGCAGGACCTGTACCGGATGTGTAAGCTCGAGCACGCGCTGTACATTCCAGTCAAGATGCGCCACTATCCGATCCTGCCGAGCGACTTGCTCATTACTGGCGACGAGCAACGGGCTCCGGTGGACCAACCGTCGCACGCGGCGACCGCGCTGTGGAATGACGCATGGGAGGGTGGGATGACGAAAGCGACAAAAGACAACGGCGGACAGAAGCCTAACCTTTCCGCCATACCGCCGCCGAAGCCGCCTCGCGATCCGCAAAAGATAGGCACGCCCATTAAAGTGCCCGACTCCACCGGGCACCAGGGCGCGATGGAGGTGGATAGCGTCGGCGAACCGGCCGGTGCAATGGGTGGTGCAACCACCCGACTTGACGAGGACGATTTTGTCTGGGATTTTACGGACGACTGGCGCAAGACGGCCACCAACTGGAAGCCGTACGACACGGAAAGCAACCAGTTCTGGGGCCAAACGTCGTCGTCGGCATCCTCTTCGACGAAACCTCTCCCACCGGTGAACGTGCTAGAGCTAGAAGCGCAACCCCAGCGAACGTCCAATCCGCTCCACGAACCGATTGCGGAGTATCTCCTTTCCAGCGTGAAGGAACCAACCAAACTGCCGGCAAAGTTTACCGATCCGGCACAGAAAACCCTGCCTCCGTCCACCGCGCTCCAAACGCCAGGCAAGGAAAAGGCGTCGAAAAAGACGGACAAAAAGCGAATCGCTTTGACCAAGCACAAGCGCGGCTGTCCGAATGAGAACGCGAGCTTTTCGGAGATTTGCAACCTCTACCCAAAGGTACCGGAGTCCTACCTGTGGGATCTGTTCGAGAAGTGCAGCGGCGATGGTGACTGGGTGGCGAACCTGCTGCTCGAGGAGCAAAAGTTGGAAAACTTTGAAAACCCGTTCGGCGATGCTGGCTCTTCAGCTGGCCAACGGCGGCGAGAGGAAGGTGGTGAGCTGGTAGATGCCCTCACGGAGACGGCGGTCAAGTGGAACTTGCTGGAATGCAGCTGCAACGAACCGATGCCGAAAGCTGTCCCGGTGGTACCGGTCGCACCGTCGCTGCTCGAGGTGGACACCTTGGAAGCGGACCAACTGCTAGCCGCCGCAAGCTACACACCCGCCGGCGGCTCCTCGGGACATCAGTCACCGCGCGAAGCGGTCCGGCGGACGGGGCAGGGAGGCCACCAGCACAACAGCAAGGAAAACGCCCAAGCACTCAAGAAGGAAATCGAGGCACGGTTCATACTCGGCAACGAACACTTCTCGGAACCGATTCAGAAGCTGCGCCTGGCCAGACGCATCGTCCCCGCCGCCGACGAGTCGCCGCCCGAGGAGCTGCTCGATCTAGAGACGGCCGACAAGGCGACGGACAGTGAGGTGGTCGAGCTGCGGCTCGGCGTcgagctggtgcagcagctgCACGCCATCTTCCGGGACAAGCACTGTCCCAAGTCGCTCGAGCTGGACGACCTGCAGTCCGACCGGACGCGCGTATTCATGGCAACCGAGACGGCGGAGCAGCTGTACCTGCTGTTCCTCGATTCGGTCTACAGCTACACCGAGGAGGAGCGGCAGCGCAGCCTGCGGGAAGACGCCCGCATGGCGCAGCTGATGCAGACGGAGGAAAAGTATCCCGCTCTGTTCAAACCGCCCGACCCGTCCGGCGAGCCGAACATGAAGGACATCATCGAGATGGAGGAAGCGCTGGCCGCCTACCAGAAGGAAACGAACGCCACCTGGCAGAAGGCGGACGGACCGCCCGACCTGGCCCAGCAGATGTCGCAGCAGAAGCTGAAGGAAATGTTCCCGCACGTGAACGGTGACGATCTGGTGGAGATTCTCGCTGCGCACAACAATCGCTTCGACGAGACGGTGCAGGTGCTGAACGCCTCCATCCCGGACACCGTGCGCCAGCAGATGCTGGAGAAGGAGGAGCTGCTGAAGAAGCGGGCCGAGCACGAGAAGCAAAAGCTGCTCGATCTGTTCAGCTCGCCCACCTTCGCCACCCCGTCCCCGACCGGGTCGAGCCTGTCCGGCGAGGAGGCGATCAATTTCCACCTCATCAAGGCGGAAGAGTGTCGCAATCTGGCCCAGCATCATCTCGACCTGAAGAACGAATGCCACGCAAAGGCCCGGCAGGCGATTCAGCGCAATGTGCCGGGTTTGGCCGACTACTACTCGCAGATTGCGCGCCTGCACCGCACCAAGATCGACATGTACAACAGCCGGGCGTCCAACTGCATCATGGAGGTGCACAAGCTGAAGCTGAACAACGACGAGGTGCTCGATCTGCACTATCTGCACTCGCAGGAGGCGCTGCGCTGCTTGGAGCTGTTCCTTGCCGAGCATGCCTCGAATCTGCTCAACTCGCAGCAACGCTTCAAGACCCTGTACATCATTACGGGGCGCGGATTGCATTCCGCCGACGGCAAACCGATCATCAAGCAGCGTGTTAAAGCAATGCTGAGAGTTAAGAACATAAG ATACACCGAACTGAACCCGGGTTTCCTCAAGATTAAACTCTTCAATCGTGACGACCTGGAACAGCTTATGATGACGGCCTAA
- the LOC121590927 gene encoding MAPK/MAK/MRK overlapping kinase-like isoform X1: MSAFKITGYDIIHQIGSGAYSEVFLVRCRKSGKSYAAKHLIDSCSDLMCDVAYAEIQLMKSVPSHPNVMQLCDHVFENKSLTLIMHLMDINLYEYMQKRVRPFSENRVRKMLYQIVLGLEHLHQNGIFHRDVKPENILVKFSSGIIGKRETLQLADFGTAATIAQRPPYAVYIATRWYRAPECMLSMGYYGPKMDVWAVGCCFYEMLTLKPLFQGENEIEMLDCIHELLGSPSPTVLERFRPWNVKNLKFAKRQATELRWHLPLMNVFGMDLMKKMLAYCPDQRLSSKNVATHTYFEELIRHKKLSKFSLSHQSLYNEVNEHEMKSCAGQLRNNTKHQHLMPDSSVASVQSFKTNNTFHFLSPEEQTKINKQRERFWNMNPKSIEHKLWCNDPLYRREK, from the exons ATGAGTGCCTTTAAAATAACAG GATACGACATCATTCACCAAATCGGAAGCGGAGCTTATTCGGAAGTGTTTCTCGTGCGCTGTCGGAAGTCGGGCAAATCCTATGCCGCCAAACATCTGATCGATAGTTGCAGTGATTTGATGTGCGATGTAGCGTACGCTGAGATACAGCTCATGAAGTCGGTGCCGAGCCATCCGAACGTTATGCAGCTATGTGACCACGTGTT tgaaaacaaaagCCTAACTTTAATCATGCACCTGATGGACATCAACCTGTACGAGTACATGCAGAAACGGGTGCGACCGTTTTCGGAAAACCGCGTCCGAAAAATGCTGTACCAGATCGTGCTGGGTCTGGAGCATCTGCACCAAAACGGCATATTCCATCGGGACGTCAAGCCGGAAAATATTTTGGTTAAATTTTCCTCCGGAATCATTGGCAAG agaGAAACCCTCCAGCTGGCAGACTTTGGAACGGCGGCCACCATCGCCCAACGTCCGCCGTACGCCGTCTACATCGCTACCCGGTGGTATCGGGCCCCGGAATGTATGCTCTCCATGGGTTACTACGGTCCCAAGATGGACGTTTGGGCGGTCGGGTGCTGTTTCTATGAAATGCTGACGCTGAAGCCACTGTTTCAGGGCGAAAACGAGATCGAAATGCTGGACTGCATACACGAGCTGCTCGGTTCCCCGTCGCCCACTGTGCTGGAGCGGTTCCGGCCGTGGAATGTAAAGAACTTAAAGTTTGCCAAGCGTCAGGCCACCGAACTGCGGTGGCATCTGCCGCTCATGAACGTGTTCGGGATGGATTTGATGAAGAAGATGCTCGCGTACTGTCCCGATCAGCGGTTATCTTCGAAAAATGTCGCAACACATACCTATTTTGAGGAGCTTAT AAGGCACAAAAAGCTGTCCAAATTCTCTCTAAGTCACCAAAGCCTGTACAACGAAGTGAACGAACATGAGATGAAATCGTGCGCGGGGCAGCTCAGGAACAATACCAAG CATCAGCATCTAATGCCGGATTCGTCGGTCGCGAGTGTGCAAAGCTTCAAAACGAATAACACGTTCCACTTTCTTTCGCCGGAGGAGCAGACGAAAATTAACAAGCAACGCGAACGCTTCTGGAATATGAATCCGAAAagcatagagcataaattatggtGCAATGATCCGCTGTACCGCCGGGAAAAGTAA
- the LOC121590929 gene encoding uncharacterized protein LOC121590929 produces MENSHLNRAHMYGRRAENFAKNRRFDEAIECHRKAVSHFNEALKLQTNTVVQESLQLQRKYHLKQVDWMLVRKQQYERYLRALDYQRRKNPDFLAQQIEKMDKYNDLQVAIYHNLDDTDGLLESLNTTLTAAQPAVNGGPKTVNELIALNHSLHILIQRMAQNVDEYATENEELREKLRYYEKEREAPAGGSEAGKGLVDTESLASASKGGGGGPGTHKHTHGLMHDNLSTALAPLEMPVFDLSDFDNH; encoded by the exons ATGGAAAATTCGCATCTAAATAGG GCTCACATGTACGGCAGAAGGGCGGAAAACTTTGCAAAAAATCGACGCTTTGACGAAGCCATCGAGTGCCACCGGAAGGCCGTGTCGCACTTCAACGAGGCGCTCAAGCTGCAGACGAATACCGTCGTGCAGGAgtcgctgcagctgcagcgaaAGTACCACCTCAAGCAGGTCGACTGGATGCTGGTGCGGAAGCAGCAGTACGAGCGGTACCTCCGGGCGCTCGACTACCAGCGCCGCAAGAATCCCGATTTTCTGGCCCAGCAGATTGAAAAGATGGACAAATACAACGACCTGCAGGTGGCGATCTATCACAACCTGGACGATACGGACGGTTTGCTCGAATCGCTCAACACAACGCTGACCGCGGCCCAACCGGCGGTGAATGGTGGTCCCAAAACGGTGAACGAGCTTATCGCTCTGAACCACTCGCTGCACATACTGATCCAGCGCATGGCCCAGAATGTGGACGAGTACGCGACGGAAAACGAGGAGCTGCGGGAGAAGCTGCGCTACTACGAGAAGGAACGGGAAGCTCCGGCGGGCGGCTCGGAAGCTGGGAAAGGGTTAGTGGACACGGAATCGTTGGCCAGCGCGAGCAAAGGAGGTGGTGGAGGCCCCGGCACGCACAAGCATACGCACGGATTAATGCACGACAATCTGTCCACCGCTCTAGCACCGCTCGAAATGCCCGTGTTTGATTTGTCCGATTTCGATAATCACTGA
- the LOC121590926 gene encoding delta-1-pyrroline-5-carboxylate synthase, producing the protein MMSFLRMFDRTGKVLRAGQQRHFSIVGSPSVSAYLMQQARKAKNVNRTLHGLHERKQATFSERNQLKYARRLVVKLGSAVITREDEHGLALGRLASIVEQVAEYHVEGRECIMVTSGAVAFGKQRLTQELIMSLSMRETLSPTDHTRQDAGTLVEPRAAAAVGQSGLMSLYDAMFAQYGIKIAQVLVTEPDFYNEETRKNLFSTLSELIHLNIVPIINTNDAVVPPMFIVDQEVSATGKKRGIRIKDNDSLAALLAAEIHADLLILMSDVDGIYNKPPWEDGARLMHTYTAGDKNLIKFGEKSKVGTGGMNSKVMAATWALDRGVSVVICNGMQDKAIKSILTGRKVGTFFTESTAEKATPVEQIAENARNGSRVLQNLTAAERAQAVNTLADLLISRQSQILEANAKDLDEAKKSGLAKPLLSRLSLTPSKLESLAKGLKQIADDSHRNVGRVVKRTKLADGLELKQVTVPIGVLLVIFESRPDSLPQVAALAMASGNGLLLKGGKEAAHSNRALMELVKESLAATGASNAISLVSTREEISDLLSMDEHIDLIIPRGSSELVRSIQEKAQHIPVMGHAEGICHVYVDREADLDKALKIIRDSKCDYPAACNAMETLLIHEDLLQNSSFFTDVCNMLKREGVKINSGPKLNQMLTFGPPQAKSLKFEYGALECSIEVVKNLEEAIDHVHTYGSGHTDVIVTENPTSATYFQSNVDSACVFHNASSRFADGFRFGLGAEVGISTARIHARGPVGVEGLLTTKWILSGVDHTASEFTDGSRAWLHQSLPTDQ; encoded by the exons ATGATGAGCTTCCTAAGGATGTTTGACCGCACCGGAAAGGTGTTGCGCGCCGGCCAGCAGCGTCACTTTTCCATCGTGGGCAGCCCGAGCGTCAGCGCGTACCTTATGCAGCAG GCAAGAAAGGCGAAAAACGTTAACCGCACCCTGCACGGTCTGCACGAGCGCAAGCAGGCGACATTCAGCGAGCGCAACCAGCTAAAGTACGCCCGGCGGCTGGTCGTGAAGCTGGGCAGCGCGGTCATTACGCGCGAGGACGAGCACGGTCTTGCGCTGGGCCGGCTGGCCTCGATCGTCGAGCAGGTGGCCGAATACCACGTGGAGGGCCGGGAGTGCATCATGGTCACGAGCGGTGCGGTCGCGTTCGGCAAGCAGCGCCTGACGCAGGAGCTGATCATGTCGCTGTCGATGCGCGAAACCCTTTCGCCGACGGACCACACGCGCCAGGACGCGGGCACGCTGGTGGAACCGAGggcggccgccgccgtcgGCCAGTCCGGCCTGATGTCGCTGTACGATGCGATGTTCGCCCAGTACGGCATCAAGATCGCGCAGGTGCTCGTGACCGAGCCGGACTTTTACAACGAGGAAACGCGCAAAAACCTGTTCAGCACGCTGTCCGAGCTGATCCACCTGAACATAGTGCCGATCATCAACACGAACGATGCGGTGGTGCCGCCGATGTTCATCGTCGACCAGGAGGTGTCGGCCACCGGCAAGAAGCGGGGCATCCGGATCAAGGACAACGACAGCCTGGCGGCACTGCTCGCGGCCGAGATTCATGCCGACCTGCTGATACTGATGTCGGACGTGGACGGCATCTACAACAAGCCGCCGTGGGAGGATGGCGCGCGGCTCATGCACACCTACACGGCCGGCGACAAGAATCTGATCAAGTTCGGCGAAAAGTCCAAGGTCGGTACGGGCGGCATGAACTCGAAGGTGATGGCGGCGACCTGGGCCCTGGACCGCGGGGTCAGCGTGGTCATTTGTAACGGCATGCAGGACAAGGCGATCAAGAGCATACTTACCGGGCGCAAGGTGGGAACGTTCTTTACCGAGTCCACCGCCGAGAAGGCGACCCCTGTCGAGCAGATTGCGGAAAATG cACGCAATGGCAGCCGAGTGCTGCAGAATCTTACCGCCGCCGAGCGGGCACAGGCAGTCAACACACTGGCCGATCTGCTCATCTCGCGACAGTCGCAAATTCTCGAAGCGAACGCGAAAGATCTGGACGAGGCGAAGAAGTCGGGGTTGGCCAAACCGCTGCTTTCCCGACTGTCCCTGACGCCCTCCAAGCTGGAAAGCTTGGCCAAAGGACTGAAGCAGATTGCGGACGATAGCCACCGG AACGTCGGTCGTGTAGTGAAGCGCACCAAGCTGGCCGACGGGCTGGAACTGAAGCAGGTCACCGTGCCGATCGGGGTGCTGCTGGTCATATTCGAGTCCCGGCCGGACTCGCTGCCCCAGGTGGCCGCCCTCGCGATGGCGTCCGGCAATGGGCTGCTGCTCAAGGGCGGCAAGGAGGCGGCCCACAGCAACCGGGCCCTGATGGAGCTGGTGAAGGAATCGCTTGCCGCGACGGGCGCCTCGAACGCGATCTCGTTGGTGTCGACGCGCGAAGAGATTAGCGATCTGCTGTCGATGGATGAGCATATCGATCTGATCATACCGCGCGGTTCGAGCGAGCTGGTGCGCAGCATCCAGGAGAAGGCCCAGCACATCCCGGTGATGGGGCACGCGGAAGGCATCTGCCACGTGTACGTCGATCGGGAGGCGGATCTCGACAAGGCGCTGAAAATCATTCGCGACTCCAAGTGCGACTATCCGGCCG CTTGTAACGCCATGGAGACGCTGCTCATTCACGAGGACCTCCTGCAGAACAGTTCCTTCTTCACCGACGTGTGCAACATGCTAAAGCGCGAGGGCGTCAAGATCAACTCCGGCCCGAAGCTGAACCAGATGCTGACCTTCGGCCCGCCCCAGGCCAAGTCGCTCAAGTTCGAGTACGGTGCGCTGGAGTGCAGCATCGAGGTGGTGAAAAATCTCGAAGAAGCAATCGACCACGTGCACACGTACGGCAGCGGCCACACCGATGTGATCGTTACGGAAAATC CCACGTCGGCCACCTACTTCCAGAGCAATGTGGACAGTGCGTGCGTGTTCCACAACGCTAGCAGCCGGTTCGCGGACGGCTTCCGGTTCGGGCTCGGCGCGGAGGTGGGCATTTCCACCGCGAGAATACACGCCCGCGGCCCGGTCGGTGTCGAGGGTCTGCTCACGACGAAGTGGATCCTGAGCGGTGTTGACCATACGGCGTCGGAGTTTACCGACGGATCGCGTGCCTGGCTCCATCAGTCGCTACCGACCGACCAGTAG